The genomic interval GTGCAATCTTCCTGCTTAGCGCAGTAAAATCTCTGTAAAGCCGGCAGCACAATCTTCGTAAAGAATGTATGATAATCGGGAAAAAGGTTTATTTGAAATTAAATAAATCCTATCTTATCCTGTCAAATCAATAAACCATTTTAATACGATGAACAGGTATCATAAATTTCTTATTTTAAGCTTAGGCAGTCTGCTTACATTCGCAGCAGCGGATACTACTTTGTATGCAGCAGACTATTCTCCGGCAGCTCACCTTCTAAATGCAGCGACAGCAAAAGCCCTGATAGGGCGTTGGGATATCACCATGGATGAAAATGGCAAAGCTGTTCCATCCTGGTTAGAGGTTAAGCTTTCAGGTAACAGTACCCTCACCGGTTATTTCGTTGGTGTATCAGGAAGTGCCCGTCCAATTGCTAAAATATCTTTTAAGGATGGCAAATTCAGCTTTACTATTCCGCCGCAATGGGAAAAAGGAGACCAGGATTTTGTGATAGAAGGTGAATTAACAGGAGATAAAATTCAGGGGACTTTAGTGACCAGTGAAGGAAAAAAATACAATTGGAAAGGCGTAAAAGCCCCTTATTTATACAGAACCACCCCGGTAGTCTGGGCTAAACCAATCGCTTTATTTAATGGAAAAGATCTGACCGGCTGGAAAGCTTTGGGAGAAAACCAGTGGATTGTTAAAAACGGTATTTTGACCAGTCCGCATTCCGGTGCTAATTTAATATCAGATCAGAAATTTACAGACTTCAAATTACACGTAGAATTTAAATATCAAAAAGGCAGTAACAGCGGGGTCTATTTAAGAGGCCGTTACGAAGTTCAAATTGAAGATAGTCCTAAAGACGCACATCCTTCAAGTGTGCTGTTTAGTGGGGTTTATGGCTTCCTGCCACCCAATCAGATTGCTGCGCTTGGCCCTGATCAATGGCAAACTTATGATATCACCCTGATTGGGCGTATGGTTACTGTAGTGGCAAACGGAAAAACAGTGATCAGTAACCAGGAAATCCCCGGAATTACAGGCGGTGCGCTGGATAGTAAAGAAGGCGAAGCAGGGCCGGTTTATTTTCAGGGAGATCACGGGCCGATTGAATTCAGAAAAATTATAATTACCCCGATCAGATAACAGATTTGGTCAGGTCAGGAAATAGATAGAAATTAGTAAAGAGGTTGTCCGGTAAAAACATTTAATTGTTGTTTATGAAAAAAGTAACAGGTTTGGGCGGTGTGTTTTTTAAATGCGATAATCCGCAAAGTATGAATGAATGGTATGCCAAAAACCTTGGATTGGCTACCAGTGAATACGGAACAAATTTTGAATGGCGGGAGGCAGATCAGCCGTCAAAAAAAGGATCTACCATGTGGAGTACATTTCCGAAGGATACTCCATATTTTAATCCGTCAGCCAAGCCCTTTATGATTAATTACCGGGTCGAAAATATTGTTGCACTGGTT from Pedobacter sp. WC2423 carries:
- a CDS encoding DUF1080 domain-containing protein — protein: MNRYHKFLILSLGSLLTFAAADTTLYAADYSPAAHLLNAATAKALIGRWDITMDENGKAVPSWLEVKLSGNSTLTGYFVGVSGSARPIAKISFKDGKFSFTIPPQWEKGDQDFVIEGELTGDKIQGTLVTSEGKKYNWKGVKAPYLYRTTPVVWAKPIALFNGKDLTGWKALGENQWIVKNGILTSPHSGANLISDQKFTDFKLHVEFKYQKGSNSGVYLRGRYEVQIEDSPKDAHPSSVLFSGVYGFLPPNQIAALGPDQWQTYDITLIGRMVTVVANGKTVISNQEIPGITGGALDSKEGEAGPVYFQGDHGPIEFRKIIITPIR
- a CDS encoding VOC family protein, which translates into the protein MKKVTGLGGVFFKCDNPQSMNEWYAKNLGLATSEYGTNFEWREADQPSKKGSTMWSTFPKDTPYFNPSAKPFMINYRVENIVALVDELKKENVTIVDEIAEYDYGKFVHVLDPEGNIIELWEPKEENDQDHSAIELP